A genomic region of Haliotis asinina isolate JCU_RB_2024 chromosome 1, JCU_Hal_asi_v2, whole genome shotgun sequence contains the following coding sequences:
- the LOC137273315 gene encoding ankyrin-3-like, which translates to MGIDCKDCIGRTPMMWAATERHRDVVQLLVTNGANMSLVDRFGINILHSACLGGDVEVVKHVLSQNMLDINSREQCGRTAVMLAAENGHKDVVEMLVDKGADLSLVDETEDNVLHCACRGGDAGVVKYILSKNRVDIDRRGLHELTPIMMARRCKHREVVELLLSKRADGSLRYYNHKNMLLSASREGDMEVVKFVLSQNIVDVDSRGPRKKTPVMLAAQYGYKEVVELLVENGADLSLVYDTGSNGFQLACSTGRLEVVKYIIAQNTVDINYRGLRKKTAAMIAAESGHKEVVELLVENGADLSLAYDTGSNILHSACSRGRLEVVKYILSQNIVDINCRGWMKKTPVMTAAECGHEDVVELLVENGADLSLACSTSNNILHLACSKGYVEVLKYVLSQNTVDINSRGRSKKTPAMIAAECGHEKVVELLMEKGANLSLTCDTGSNILHLACSKGRLEVLKYILSQNIVDINSRGRSKKTPAMIAAECGHEKVVELLMEKGANLSLTCDTGSNILHLACSKGRLEVLKYILSQNIVDINSRGRSKKTPAMIAAECGHEKVVELLVEKGANLSLACEKGSNILHLACSKGRLEVVKYILSQNIVDINCRGRSKKTPAMTAAQYGYKEVVELLMEKGANLSLVNDKSRNILHVACSRGRLEVVKYVLSQNIVDINSRGRSKKTPAMIAAESGYKEVVELLMEKGANMSLVSDRGSNILHLACSRGRLEVVKYVLSQNIVDINSRGGSKKTSAMNAGESGYKEVVELLVENGADLSLVCDRGSNILHLACSKGHLEVVKYVISQNIVDINGKEIQNMTPVMMAAKSGHKEVVEFLVSRGADMS; encoded by the coding sequence TGTTGGACATTAATAGTAGAGAACAGTGTGGGAGGACAGCTGTGATGCTGGCAGCAGAGAACGGACATAAAGACGTGGTGGAAATGCTTGTTGACAAAGGAGCTGACTTGTCACTCGTGGATGAAACAGAAGACAACGTCCTTCACTGCGCCTGTCGTGGGGGGGATGCCGGGGTGGTGAAGTACATCCTCTCAAAGAATCGTGTTGACATCGACAGAAGAGGATTACATGAGCTGACACCGATCATGATGGCACGAAGATGCAAACATAGAGAAGTGGTGGAGTTACTCCTGAGTAAAAGAGCTGATGGGTCACTCAGATATTacaatcataaaaatatgcTTTTGTCTGCTTCTAGGGAAGGAGATATGGAGGTGGTTAAGTTTGTCCTGTCACAGAACATTGTGGACGTCGACAGTAGAGGGCCGAGGAAGAAAACACCTGTGATGCTCGCAGCCCAATATGGATATAAAGAAGTGGTAGAGCTGCTGGTTGAGAATGGAGCTGACTTGTCACTTGTATATGACACTGGTAGCAATGGCTTTCAGTTGGCCTGTTCGACAGGACGTTTGGAGGTGGTAAAGTATATCATTGCACAGAACACTGTGGACATCAACTATAGAGGGTTGAGAAAGAAAACAGCTGCGATGATCGCAGCAGAATCTGGACATAAAGAAGTGGTAGAGCTACTCGTTGAGAATGGAGCTGACTTGTCACTTGCATATGACACTGGTAGCAACATCCTTCACTCGGCCTGTTCGAGAGGACGTCTGGAGGTGGTGAAGTAtatcctttcacaaaacattgtGGACATCAACTGTAGAGGGTGGATGAAGAAAACACCTGTGATGACCGCAGCAGAATGTGGACATGAAGACGTGGTTGAGCTACTCGTTGAGAATGGAGCTGACCTGTCACTTGCATGTAGCACTagtaacaacatccttcacttggCCTGTTCGAAAGGATATGTGGAGGTGTTGAAGTATGTCCTGTCACAGAACACtgtggacatcaacagtagagggagGAGCAAGAAAACACCTGCGATGATCGCAGCAGAATGTGGACATGAAAAAGTGGTAGAGCTGCTGATGGAGAAAGGGGCTAACTTGTCACTTACATGTGACACTGGTAGCAACATCCTTCATTTGGCCTGTTCGAAAGGACGTTTGGAGGTGTTGAAATATATCCTTTCACAGAACATTgttgacatcaacagtagagggagGAGCAAGAAAACACCTGCGATGATCGCAGCAGAATGTGGACATGAAAAAGTGGTAGAGCTGCTGATGGAGAAAGGGGCTAACTTGTCACTTACATGTGACACTGGTAGCAACATCCTTCATTTGGCCTGTTCGAAAGGACGTTTGGAGGTGTTGAAATATATCCTTTCACAGAACATTgttgacatcaacagtagagggagGAGCAAGAAAACACCTGCGATGATCGCAGCAGAATGTGGACATGAAAAAGTGGTAGAGCTGCTTGTAGAGAAAGGGGCTAACTTGTCACTTGCATGTGAGAAGGGTAGCAACATCCTTCATTTGGCCTGTTCGAAAGGACGTCTGGAGGTGGTGAAATATATCCTTTCACAGAACATTGTGGACATCAACTGTAGAGGGAGGAGCAAGAAAACACCTGCGATGACCGCAGCCCAATATGGATATAAAGAAGTGGTAGAGCTGCTGATGGAGAAAGGGGCTAACCTGTCACTTGTAAATGACAAGAGTAGaaacatccttcatgtggcctGTTCGAGAGGACGTTTGGAGGTGGTGAAATATGTCCTTTCACAGAACATTgttgacatcaacagtagagggagGAGCAAGAAAACACCTGCGATGATCGCAGCAGAATCTGGATATAAAGAGGTGGTAGAGCTGCTGATGGAGAAAGGGGCTAACATGTCACTTGTATCTGACAGGGGTAGCAACATCCTTCATTTGGCCTGTTCGAGAGGACGTCTGGAGGTGGTGAAATATGTCCTTTCACAGAACATTgttgacatcaacagtagaggggGGAGCAAGAAAACATCTGCGATGAACGCAGGAGAATCTGGATATAAGGAAGTGGTAGAGCTACTGGTGGAGAATGGAGCTGACTTGTCACTTGTATGTGACAGGGGTAGCAACATCCTTCACTTGGCCTGTTCGAAAGGACATCTTGAAGTGGTAAAGTATGTCATTTCACAGAATATTGTGGACATCAATGGAAAAGAAATACAGAACATGACACCGGTAATGATGGCAGCAAAATCCGGACATAAAGAAGTGGTAGAGTTTCTCGTGAGTAGAGGAGCTGATATGTCTTAG